A genomic stretch from Verrucomicrobiota bacterium includes:
- a CDS encoding phytanoyl-CoA dioxygenase family protein, with amino-acid sequence MSTKGLKEQLDAVGFCLVPQSVTGTQVGELRSSAGGLKSRHRGGARNLLHELPVVAELATAPVILEMAEAALGGGAFAVRALFFDKSPEANWKVPWHQDTAIAVSERIETPGYTGWSVKDGVPHVHPPVEILDRMIALRVHLDDCGPDNGPLRVLPGSHRQGKLSEEETRRWRQTTTEVNCCCAAGDVLVMRPLLLHASSPAVSPSHRRVIHIEFANVQLPPSLRWFVA; translated from the coding sequence ATGTCCACGAAGGGACTTAAAGAACAGTTGGACGCGGTCGGTTTTTGCCTGGTGCCACAATCCGTCACGGGCACGCAGGTTGGTGAACTTCGGTCGTCCGCTGGCGGGTTGAAGTCTCGTCATCGCGGTGGTGCTCGAAACCTGCTTCACGAGTTGCCGGTGGTTGCTGAACTCGCGACCGCGCCGGTAATTCTAGAGATGGCAGAAGCTGCTCTGGGCGGTGGAGCGTTTGCGGTTCGTGCCCTGTTCTTCGACAAGTCACCGGAGGCGAACTGGAAAGTGCCGTGGCATCAGGACACGGCCATTGCGGTTTCGGAACGCATCGAGACACCGGGCTACACCGGCTGGTCGGTCAAGGACGGCGTGCCGCATGTGCATCCTCCGGTGGAGATTCTCGACCGAATGATTGCATTGCGCGTCCATCTTGACGATTGCGGTCCAGACAATGGACCGCTGCGCGTGCTGCCCGGCTCACACCGACAAGGCAAGCTGTCGGAGGAGGAAACCAGACGCTGGCGGCAAACCACAACAGAAGTGAATTGTTGCTGCGCCGCCGGTGATGTGCTGGTGATGAGGCCGCTGCTCCTTCATGCGTCGTCTCCAGCCGTATCGCCTTCCCACCGGCGGGTGATTCATATCGAATTCGCAAATGTCCAGTTACCTCCCAGCTTGCGCTGGTTCGTCGCCTAA